A DNA window from Bdellovibrionales bacterium contains the following coding sequences:
- a CDS encoding cupin domain-containing protein, translating to MLVYRWQAPLTPTPEQAKMIFLAEDLAPREEILTKEETYPDHRHPFDEIRMILDGELAMNISGNQLLLRPGDKIMIPSNTKHSQRVLGDRPCVCMVANRPF from the coding sequence ATGTTGGTTTATAGATGGCAGGCGCCTTTGACTCCCACCCCCGAACAAGCAAAGATGATTTTCCTCGCTGAGGACCTAGCGCCCCGCGAAGAAATCCTCACCAAAGAAGAAACCTACCCCGATCACCGTCATCCTTTTGATGAGATTCGAATGATTCTTGATGGGGAACTGGCGATGAACATCTCCGGCAATCAGTTGCTACTACGACCTGGAGATAAAATCATGATTCCCTCAAATACAAAGCACTCTCAGCGCGTCCTCGGCGACCGCCCCTGTGTATGTATGGTGGCCAACCGCCCTTTTTAA